GGGCTCACCGGTGTCGGGGGCGATAGCGCTTTGAGCCTGCTTCCAGGCGCCGGTGAGGTCGCGGCTGCCGGCCTCCAGCGCCCGATCCACCGCCCGCTGCCAATGCTCCGGATGCTCTCGATCCTCATAGGCGCCGCGCCCGCGGCCGAAGTGGGCCACCGCGAGATAGCGCAGCAGCGCCTGGCGGGCGAGCTCGTCGAGGAAGGCCGGAGACCAGCTCACCGCCGGCTGGCCGCCGAGCTTCACCAGCTCGTGGGCGCGGGTCAGACCGGCACCGCTCAGGGCACCGAGGATCGCCCCCGCCACCAGCCCGCCGCCGAAGGTCAGGCCGCCGGCGACCATATCCGCCGCCAGGCCCCCCACAGCGCCGCTCAGGGCGCCACCCAGCAGCGCCCCCTGCTCCAGCGTCAGGTCGGTGG
The DNA window shown above is from Acidobacteriota bacterium and carries:
- a CDS encoding DUF3482 domain-containing protein yields the protein ETQRLMDGLIAIHGLEGRSGTVVEQRIDAFLVQGTTDLTLEQGALLGGALSGAVGGLAADMVAGGLTFGGGLVAGAILGALSGAGLTRAHELVKLGGQPAVSWSPAFLDELARQALLRYLAVAHFGRGRGAYEDREHPEHWQRAVDRALEAGSRDLTGAWKQAQSAIAPDTGEPTTPDPAVERRLRRSLEEALETILRQAYPASASVLGG